Proteins encoded by one window of Ursus arctos isolate Adak ecotype North America unplaced genomic scaffold, UrsArc2.0 scaffold_22, whole genome shotgun sequence:
- the LOC113269522 gene encoding olfactory receptor 51G2-like, with protein MFSCNTSTSGHSTFLLTGFPGLEASHHWVSIPINLICVVSILGNSIILLLIRTDPSLHEPMYIFLSMLAASDLGLCASTFPTMMWLFWLGARELPFDFCAAQMFFIHAFTYVESGVLLAMAFDRFVAIREPLRYATILTHSAMARVGAAILVRAVLLNLPGPILLRHLLFPQISVLSHGYCLHCDLVGLACSDTQINSLVGLVSILLSLGLDSFLIVLSYALILRTVLGIASPGERLKALNTCVSHLCIVLIFYLPKLGLSVLHRVEKHSYPALAVLMANLHFLVPPFMNPIVYCIKSKQIRQGLLKRFQQKRVDIS; from the coding sequence ATGTTCTCCTGCAACACCAGCACTTCTGGTCATTCTACCTTCCTCCTCACTGGCTTTCCAGGCCTGGAAGCCTCTCATCATTGGGTTTCCATCCCCATCAACCTCATCTGTGTGGTTTCCATCCTGGGTAACAGTATCATCCTTCTCCTGATCCGCACAGATCCATCCTTACATGAACCCATGTACATCTTCCTATCCATGTTGGCAGCCTCTGATCTGGGACTCTGTGCCTCTACCTTCCCCACCATGATGTGGCTCTTCTGGCTGGGTGCTCGTGAGCTGCCCTTTGATTTCTGTGCAGCGCAAATGTTCTTCATCCATGCCTTCACTTATGTGGAATCCGGTGTCCTGCTGGCCATGGCCTTTGATCGTTTTGTTGCCATCCGGGAACCTCTGCGCTATGCTACAATTCTGACCCACTCAGCCATGGCCAGAGTGGGGGCTGCCATCCTGGTGAGGGCTGTCCTGCTCAACCTCCCAGGACCCATCCTCCTGCGGCATCTGCTTTTTCCCCAGATCAGTGTACTGTCTCACGGTTATTGCCTGCACTGCGACCTTGTGGGATTGGCCTGTTCAGACACCCAGATCAACAGCTTGGTTGGCCTGGTCTCCATCCTCTTGTCACTGGGCCTTGACTCTTTCCTCATTGTGCTCTCATATGCCCTGATCCTACGAACAGTGCTGGGCATTGCATCACCTGGGGAAAGGCTCAAGGCACTCAACACATGTGTCTCACACCTCTGCATCGTTCTCATCTTTTATTTGCCCAAACTGGGGTTGTCTGTGTTGCACCGAGTAGAGAAGCACAGCTATCCTGCTCTGGCAGTGCTCATGGCCAACCTGCACTTCTTGGTCCCACCTTTCATGAACCCCATTGTTTACTGCATCAAGTCTAAGCAGATACGTCAGGGCCTCCTAAAGCGCTTCCAGCAGAAAAGGGTTGATATCTCCTAG